In Aquiflexum balticum DSM 16537, a single genomic region encodes these proteins:
- a CDS encoding amidohydrolase family protein, translated as MSKGLKITGLIIMALAVIGVMGYFLFFYEKPIDQKALNEFLKGQPIIDVHIHVSKGFEGNEVYGKGLKSGPKLDQAKLDWFKNAFDQNNIVIGLSGGPVQHVLNWMKEDKRFWGGVSFPYNQLNETDEPFIKEFLTYEELFILYDSAGFRSMGESMYMYYGIHPHDERLDPYWKIAQEFNIPIGIHTEGPPPPWLRDEKTAHLTKKEYGNPELLRPILKKYPDLKLILFHFCGIYSDEAIQLMKDFPNVYCDISAVSYFMPKIFWEGAVKKLFKEGLGGRLLFGSDYMTTIRGHIEVIYSIDWLTEKEKRDIFYNNAAGFLELTTEEITQHYKSVEN; from the coding sequence ATGAGTAAAGGGTTAAAAATTACAGGATTAATAATCATGGCATTGGCCGTTATAGGAGTCATGGGATATTTTTTGTTTTTCTATGAAAAACCTATTGACCAAAAGGCATTGAATGAATTTTTAAAAGGACAACCGATTATAGATGTACATATCCATGTATCCAAAGGATTCGAAGGTAATGAGGTATATGGAAAGGGCCTAAAATCCGGCCCTAAACTTGATCAGGCAAAATTGGATTGGTTTAAAAATGCCTTTGACCAAAACAACATTGTGATAGGGCTTTCTGGCGGGCCTGTACAGCATGTTTTGAATTGGATGAAGGAAGACAAAAGATTTTGGGGAGGAGTCTCGTTTCCATACAATCAGCTTAATGAAACTGACGAACCATTTATCAAGGAATTTCTAACTTATGAAGAATTATTTATTCTTTATGATTCTGCTGGTTTCAGGAGCATGGGAGAAAGCATGTATATGTATTACGGCATCCATCCGCATGATGAAAGACTGGATCCTTATTGGAAAATTGCGCAAGAATTTAATATTCCTATTGGTATACATACAGAGGGTCCCCCGCCGCCATGGTTGCGGGATGAAAAAACAGCTCATCTTACAAAGAAAGAATATGGTAATCCTGAATTACTTAGACCTATCTTGAAAAAATACCCGGACCTCAAGCTTATTTTATTCCATTTTTGTGGCATATACAGTGATGAAGCAATTCAACTGATGAAGGATTTCCCGAATGTATATTGTGATATTTCTGCAGTGAGCTATTTCATGCCCAAGATATTCTGGGAGGGTGCCGTGAAAAAGCTTTTTAAAGAGGGTTTGGGTGGAAGGCTACTATTTGGCTCCGATTACATGACAACAATAAGGGGGCATATAGAGGTAATTTATTCGATAGATTGGTTGACCGAAAAAGAAAAACGTGATATCTTTTATAATAACGCTGCTGGATTTCTTGAATTAACAACAGAAGAAATAACTCAACACTATAAATCTGTTGAAAACTAA
- a CDS encoding winged helix-turn-helix transcriptional regulator has translation MPDFLFNKKLYYNPVEFAMDRIGGTWKMPILWRLKDKVMRYGELKKDIPHITHKMLTSQLRELEKEGFITRKVYPVVPPKVEYTITKRGLSAIPIIDAIRNYGLTLMEEFGVG, from the coding sequence ATGCCTGATTTCTTATTTAACAAAAAACTGTATTATAACCCTGTCGAGTTTGCCATGGACAGGATAGGAGGGACCTGGAAAATGCCTATACTCTGGAGGCTGAAAGATAAAGTGATGCGATATGGTGAACTCAAAAAAGACATTCCGCACATTACCCATAAGATGCTGACCAGTCAGTTGAGGGAGTTAGAAAAGGAAGGATTTATCACCAGAAAGGTATATCCTGTAGTACCGCCAAAGGTGGAATATACCATTACCAAGAGGGGGCTTAGCGCCATTCCCATCATAGATGCCATTAGGAATTATGGCCTGACTTTGATGGAAGAGTTTGGAGTAGGTTAA
- a CDS encoding sodium-dependent bicarbonate transport family permease, whose protein sequence is MNIDLLLENLTNPALLFFVLGLIAVFLKSDLEIPPNSSKFISLYLLFAIGFKGGQELAHEVFSWEIVWTILFGIGISLAIPLYTFFILKKKLNIYDSGAVAAAYGSISAVTFVTAVSYLEMQQLTLHGHMVAIMALMEAPAIVVGLILISSYDKMNAGTETVKKRKVIKHSFTNGSVLLILGSLLIGFLASDAQAEGIKPFTNDIFKGFLAIFLLDMGITSGKKLKSFFSYGWFPMIFAIVIPLFNGCVVALLSSSVTDDISNRFILAILSASASYIAVPAAMKMTVPKSNPGLYLPMALAVTFPINITIGMPLYFYLVS, encoded by the coding sequence ATGAATATTGACTTATTGCTGGAAAATCTTACCAATCCTGCTTTATTGTTTTTTGTTTTGGGCCTGATTGCTGTTTTTTTAAAAAGTGATCTGGAAATCCCCCCCAATTCTTCCAAATTCATTTCCCTTTATTTATTGTTTGCGATAGGATTCAAAGGTGGTCAGGAATTGGCCCATGAAGTTTTTTCGTGGGAAATCGTTTGGACCATTCTCTTTGGTATAGGTATTTCTCTCGCCATTCCCCTGTATACTTTCTTTATCCTAAAGAAAAAACTGAATATCTATGATTCCGGTGCTGTAGCAGCTGCCTATGGCTCTATTTCAGCGGTTACTTTTGTGACTGCTGTTTCTTATCTGGAAATGCAGCAATTGACACTGCATGGTCATATGGTGGCCATTATGGCCCTGATGGAAGCACCTGCTATAGTAGTAGGCCTGATATTAATTTCTTCCTATGACAAAATGAATGCGGGCACTGAAACGGTAAAAAAACGAAAAGTGATTAAACATTCCTTTACCAATGGCAGCGTGCTTTTGATTTTGGGGAGTTTGCTCATAGGTTTTCTGGCATCAGATGCCCAAGCGGAGGGAATCAAGCCTTTTACCAATGATATTTTCAAGGGCTTCCTGGCCATATTTCTTTTGGATATGGGCATCACAAGCGGTAAAAAACTCAAATCCTTCTTCTCCTATGGCTGGTTTCCGATGATATTTGCCATCGTCATTCCCCTATTCAATGGATGCGTGGTAGCTTTGTTGAGTTCATCCGTAACAGATGACATCTCCAACCGCTTTATCCTGGCCATTCTATCCGCCAGTGCCTCCTATATCGCCGTGCCCGCTGCGATGAAAATGACCGTACCCAAATCCAACCCCGGACTCTACCTGCCTATGGCCTTGGCCGTCACCTTTCCCATCAATATCACAATTGGGATGCCTTTGTATTTTTATCTGGTTTCGTAA
- a CDS encoding SDR family NAD(P)-dependent oxidoreductase has protein sequence MDSWTFDPNGYFYDMYGNENFTLITGASMGIGKAFAFECASRGMNLLLIALQEPRLEETKEDICSKYPVEVVTYGADLTEPSAVTALFQYCLQQKIKVNILINNVGMGAGGRFENISPDFYLQMLNLNNQVMTMMTYYFLPMLKESSSAYILNMSSMEATLPLPYKSVYTGTKNFIYAFSLALREELARSNVKVSVVCPGPVLTNPDGLKRINSHGKRAKLIMLMPEEVAKIGIKNLLQGKGVIVPGKVSWTIVKLMKFCPTSLKMKMLERVFRVYRDH, from the coding sequence TTGGATTCTTGGACTTTTGACCCAAATGGTTATTTTTATGATATGTATGGAAACGAGAATTTCACCTTGATTACAGGAGCAAGCATGGGAATAGGAAAGGCATTTGCTTTTGAATGTGCTTCCCGAGGTATGAATCTTTTGCTTATAGCCCTTCAGGAGCCCCGATTGGAGGAAACAAAAGAAGATATTTGTTCCAAATATCCTGTGGAAGTGGTTACTTATGGGGCAGATCTTACAGAACCTTCGGCTGTCACAGCACTTTTCCAATACTGTCTGCAACAAAAAATTAAAGTCAATATCCTGATCAACAACGTTGGTATGGGAGCAGGCGGTAGATTTGAAAATATTTCGCCCGACTTTTACCTTCAGATGTTGAATTTGAACAATCAGGTCATGACGATGATGACCTATTATTTTCTACCCATGTTGAAGGAAAGCTCTTCAGCTTATATTCTGAATATGAGCAGTATGGAGGCTACCTTACCATTGCCCTACAAAAGTGTTTATACAGGGACAAAGAATTTCATTTATGCTTTTTCACTCGCACTAAGGGAAGAATTGGCGAGGAGTAATGTCAAGGTTTCGGTAGTTTGCCCCGGTCCTGTACTTACTAATCCCGACGGACTGAAAAGGATCAATTCTCATGGAAAGCGCGCCAAATTGATTATGTTAATGCCAGAAGAGGTTGCCAAAATAGGGATTAAAAATTTGCTTCAAGGCAAAGGGGTGATAGTTCCGGGAAAAGTGAGTTGGACTATTGTAAAGCTGATGAAATTTTGTCCCACCTCATTGAAAATGAAAATGTTGGAACGGGTTTTCCGGGTTTACAGGGATCATTGA
- a CDS encoding LysR family transcriptional regulator, with protein MNYTLNQLQVFLKIVQTGSVTKAAEELHLTQPAVSIQLKNFQEQFDIPLTEVIGRKIHITDFGHEVAVSAENIIHQVYAINYKTMAFKGLLTGRLKISVVSTGKYVMPYFLADFMKEHSAIELMMDVTNKSRVIKSLENNEVDFALVSLLPTSLNFEKLDLLENNLFLVGNPSSGFDEEAVEEGLFRDLPLIFREKGSGTRQIMEKFIERNKITYAKKMELTSNEAVKQAVMAGLGYSIMPLIGIKNELANKKLKIIPMKGLPITTMWSLIWLKDKKHLPVPLAFLHHLNKEKAKIVKRILH; from the coding sequence ATGAATTATACCTTAAATCAATTACAGGTTTTCCTCAAAATCGTACAGACAGGAAGTGTGACCAAAGCTGCGGAGGAGCTTCACTTAACCCAGCCGGCTGTTTCTATCCAGTTAAAAAACTTTCAGGAACAATTTGATATACCCTTGACTGAGGTGATCGGAAGGAAGATCCATATCACCGATTTTGGGCATGAGGTGGCAGTTTCGGCCGAAAATATCATTCATCAGGTCTATGCGATCAACTACAAGACAATGGCATTTAAAGGGTTGTTGACAGGCCGTTTAAAAATTTCTGTAGTCTCCACAGGAAAGTATGTCATGCCCTATTTTTTGGCTGATTTTATGAAGGAGCATTCTGCAATTGAGCTGATGATGGATGTCACCAACAAAAGCCGGGTAATTAAAAGCCTTGAAAACAATGAGGTGGATTTTGCTTTGGTTTCGCTTTTGCCTACTTCCCTGAATTTTGAGAAACTGGATTTATTGGAAAACAATCTTTTTTTGGTGGGCAATCCCTCATCCGGTTTTGATGAAGAAGCTGTTGAGGAGGGATTATTCCGGGACCTACCTTTGATATTCAGGGAAAAGGGCTCTGGAACACGTCAAATCATGGAGAAGTTTATCGAACGGAATAAAATAACTTATGCTAAAAAAATGGAACTCACCTCCAATGAAGCCGTCAAGCAAGCAGTCATGGCGGGCCTGGGTTATTCCATTATGCCTTTGATCGGAATCAAAAATGAACTGGCAAACAAAAAACTAAAGATAATACCGATGAAAGGATTGCCCATCACTACGATGTGGAGTCTGATCTGGTTAAAGGATAAGAAGCATTTGCCTGTTCCCTTGGCATTTCTTCATCATCTGAACAAAGAAAAAGCCAAAATTGTCAAAAGGATCCTGCATTAA
- a CDS encoding outer membrane beta-barrel protein: MKYLFFFLFFVGITTHSLAQTYSIRGNVLEEGKKEILPFVNIILLSPIDSSQVIGTVSDGNGQFEFTKISEGDYILKIQYLGFQNFFRTIEIRSDIDLGNIYIQEEATDLSEVIVEARRSTGTQKGDTTMFNADAFKTMKDASAQTLLEKLPGVNSENGILQAQGENIAQILVDGKPYFGTDVRTALQNLPAEVIQSIEIFDQKSEKSQLSGFDDGERLKTINIITKPNRRKGQFGKATAGYGTDERYLAGTSVNIFDEDQRITITGLSNNINIQNYSSDPNIQSEGNQQEGIITTNILGLNYSDLWGEKIKITGSYLYTKKKNVGIVDRFRDFVTTDESNKFYNETSRDVRVNNQHQADLRLEYNPNEKNRFLYIPRFSARFETENSGFFGQTDDGINPINAVENIKNGYYQDYDLFNRFFYSHKFNKPGRTISARTIFAKGWNNDESDRKAVNTFYDEAGTREEILDQRTTRERYGNRWSTNVSYTEPIGQKGQMEIEYEIGNRANDSEQLIFNVEDGDFDNGNLALDTTLSNSFVSKYLTQEFELGYQFLTEKYKIQAELEYQDARLNNNQKFPNPEQLNRVFQNFLPTVRMEYKFSDNTNIQLDYDTYTNEPQISQLQAVINNTNPLQLRTGNPALDQSYTNQLRLRFRSNNPDTENNWFLFAQTRLVDNFISNSTLIASEPTEIQDGIILETGSQLNKPVNLDGFKEFRSWLSYGLPLGFIKSNFNINAGAGYTQRPGQVNDQIGFNNSTRLSTGFSLNSSISDQLDFNIWSRSSFNDVKNTLNPNLNDDFFQQRFRVNFNWIIWEGIIYRLDLNHQINAGLSEGFDTNFSLVNMSIGKKMFNNQRGEISLMVYDLLGQNANVRRNITETFIEDVQTNVLQRYVMLSFTYNLRRFSKGMDEKDYSEMYSVD; this comes from the coding sequence ATGAAGTACCTATTCTTTTTTCTTTTTTTTGTAGGAATCACAACCCACAGTTTAGCCCAAACATATTCCATCAGAGGTAATGTTTTGGAAGAAGGTAAAAAGGAAATTCTTCCTTTTGTAAATATCATTTTGCTATCCCCTATTGATTCCTCACAGGTAATCGGCACAGTTTCCGATGGAAACGGTCAATTTGAATTTACCAAAATCTCAGAAGGGGATTACATCCTTAAAATCCAGTATTTGGGGTTTCAGAATTTTTTCAGAACTATTGAAATCAGATCAGACATTGATTTGGGCAATATCTATATTCAGGAGGAGGCTACGGACCTCTCTGAGGTGATTGTGGAAGCAAGGCGGTCTACAGGAACCCAGAAAGGTGATACTACCATGTTCAATGCAGATGCTTTCAAGACCATGAAAGATGCGAGTGCCCAGACACTTTTGGAAAAGCTTCCGGGTGTCAATTCTGAAAATGGGATTTTACAGGCACAGGGAGAGAACATCGCACAGATTCTAGTGGACGGCAAACCCTATTTCGGAACTGATGTGAGAACAGCCCTGCAGAACCTGCCTGCAGAAGTGATTCAGAGTATCGAGATTTTTGATCAAAAAAGTGAAAAGTCCCAACTAAGCGGATTTGATGATGGGGAACGCCTGAAAACCATCAATATCATTACCAAGCCCAATCGGAGAAAAGGACAGTTTGGTAAAGCAACAGCAGGTTATGGAACAGATGAGCGGTATCTGGCGGGAACAAGTGTCAATATCTTTGATGAAGACCAACGGATTACGATCACGGGTCTGAGCAATAACATCAATATCCAGAACTATTCCAGTGATCCCAATATACAAAGTGAAGGCAACCAACAGGAAGGGATTATCACTACCAATATCCTGGGATTGAATTATTCTGATTTGTGGGGGGAAAAAATCAAAATCACAGGGAGTTATTTATATACCAAAAAGAAAAATGTCGGTATTGTAGATAGGTTCAGGGATTTTGTGACAACAGATGAATCCAACAAATTCTACAATGAAACAAGCAGAGATGTCCGGGTAAACAATCAGCATCAGGCTGACCTGAGGCTGGAATACAATCCGAATGAAAAAAACAGATTCTTATATATACCGAGATTTTCAGCAAGATTCGAAACCGAAAACTCAGGTTTTTTTGGACAGACAGATGATGGTATCAATCCGATCAATGCGGTGGAAAACATCAAGAATGGATATTACCAGGACTACGATTTGTTCAACAGGTTCTTTTACAGCCACAAATTCAATAAGCCCGGAAGAACAATTTCTGCAAGGACGATATTTGCAAAAGGCTGGAACAATGATGAATCTGATAGAAAAGCGGTAAATACCTTCTATGACGAAGCCGGAACGAGGGAAGAAATTCTCGATCAGCGAACAACCCGCGAAAGATATGGCAACAGATGGAGTACCAATGTATCTTATACCGAACCCATTGGCCAAAAAGGACAAATGGAAATTGAATATGAAATAGGAAACCGGGCCAATGATTCCGAACAACTTATTTTCAATGTGGAAGACGGGGATTTTGATAATGGAAACCTGGCATTGGACACTACCTTAAGCAATTCATTTGTAAGCAAATACCTGACACAAGAGTTTGAATTGGGCTACCAGTTCCTGACCGAAAAATACAAGATCCAAGCAGAATTGGAATATCAGGATGCCAGACTCAATAACAACCAGAAATTCCCAAACCCTGAGCAGTTGAACAGGGTTTTTCAGAATTTTCTGCCGACAGTAAGAATGGAGTACAAGTTTTCTGACAACACCAACATTCAGTTGGACTATGATACCTATACCAACGAACCTCAGATTTCGCAGTTACAGGCAGTCATCAACAATACCAATCCACTTCAGTTAAGGACCGGCAATCCTGCATTGGACCAATCTTATACGAATCAGTTAAGGTTGAGATTCAGAAGCAATAATCCTGATACAGAAAACAACTGGTTTTTATTTGCCCAAACCCGGCTAGTGGATAATTTCATCTCAAACAGTACCCTGATTGCAAGCGAACCTACCGAAATTCAGGATGGGATTATCCTGGAAACAGGTTCCCAATTGAACAAGCCTGTCAATCTCGACGGCTTTAAGGAATTCAGGTCATGGCTGAGTTATGGATTGCCTTTGGGATTTATCAAATCCAATTTCAATATCAATGCAGGTGCAGGTTACACCCAAAGACCGGGACAGGTCAATGATCAGATCGGATTCAACAATTCTACCCGGCTTAGTACCGGTTTCTCGCTCAACAGCAGCATCAGTGATCAGCTGGATTTCAACATATGGTCCAGATCCTCTTTCAACGATGTGAAAAATACCTTAAACCCCAACCTGAACGACGACTTTTTCCAGCAGAGATTCAGAGTCAATTTCAACTGGATTATTTGGGAAGGAATAATCTACCGCTTGGATCTCAATCATCAGATCAATGCCGGACTTTCAGAGGGTTTTGATACCAATTTTTCACTTGTCAACATGAGTATCGGTAAGAAAATGTTCAATAACCAAAGGGGGGAAATCAGTTTGATGGTTTATGACCTACTCGGTCAAAATGCCAATGTCAGACGAAATATTACTGAAACCTTTATCGAGGACGTTCAGACCAATGTATTGCAACGATATGTGATGCTGAGTTTCACTTATAACCTGAGAAGATTCAGTAAGGGCATGGATGAAAAGGATTATTCTGAGATGTATTCGGTTGATTAA
- a CDS encoding SDR family oxidoreductase: MKDKICLITGANSGIGFETAKSLCAKGAHVLLWCRSEEKAKQALAKIKAEYPDAKADIIISDLSSQKEIRKTCSEILEKYTHLDVLINNAGSWFSDFKLTPEGIEGQWAINHLAPFLLTHLLLPALKKSSDPRVITVSSDSHYHGNIHFNDVNLAHNYHGIRAYAQSKLANVLFTQEFERRKGKLPVTICAVQPGLVKTDIGLKNTISFHGLMWKIRRLGGVSPKKGAETSIYLASEAGVKGISGKYWDRCKPKQASKKTENLSDAIKLWELSMDMCGIQNYFGQ, from the coding sequence ATGAAGGACAAAATCTGCCTTATTACAGGGGCCAATTCAGGGATTGGATTTGAAACTGCTAAGAGCCTCTGCGCAAAAGGCGCCCATGTTCTTCTTTGGTGCCGCTCGGAAGAAAAAGCAAAGCAGGCCTTGGCCAAAATCAAAGCGGAATACCCCGACGCCAAGGCGGATATTATTATTTCCGACCTTTCCTCTCAGAAAGAAATCAGAAAAACCTGTTCCGAGATTTTAGAGAAATATACTCATCTGGATGTTCTTATCAACAATGCCGGGAGTTGGTTTTCTGATTTTAAGTTGACACCTGAAGGAATTGAAGGACAATGGGCCATCAATCACCTTGCCCCTTTCCTCTTGACCCACCTGCTACTCCCCGCCCTTAAAAAATCCTCAGACCCGAGGGTTATAACGGTCAGTTCAGATTCTCACTATCACGGCAATATCCATTTCAATGATGTAAATCTTGCCCATAATTATCATGGGATAAGGGCTTACGCCCAATCCAAATTGGCAAATGTACTTTTCACCCAGGAGTTTGAAAGGAGAAAAGGCAAGCTTCCCGTCACGATATGTGCCGTACAGCCTGGTTTGGTCAAAACGGATATAGGATTGAAGAATACCATTTCTTTCCATGGACTCATGTGGAAAATCAGAAGATTGGGTGGCGTTTCTCCGAAAAAAGGCGCAGAAACTTCCATCTATCTTGCCTCAGAGGCTGGCGTTAAGGGAATCAGTGGAAAATATTGGGACAGGTGCAAACCTAAACAAGCTTCAAAAAAAACAGAAAACCTATCTGATGCTATAAAACTTTGGGAATTGAGTATGGATATGTGTGGCATTCAAAATTATTTCGGCCAATAA
- a CDS encoding type 1 glutamine amidotransferase domain-containing protein: MNQVQEKQSYVHFHGAPPKGKILMVASSPAVSKQTGWPIGFWAAELTHPLRVFQEAGYEVELVSTEGGKMEMDGYSNPTGPSGYSAHDVISLGYLQKPEFNTILENTKKLTEVNPTDYAAIFLVGGQGPMYTFRGNKDLEKLFVAFYEGGKPSAAVCHSTTLLLEAKKSNGELLIKGKTWTGFADAEEEFVDQAVGMKIQPYRIENEAKKISGTHFKVASPFASYAIKDGNLITGQQQNSGSAAAEMVVEMLNDLSN; this comes from the coding sequence ATGAATCAAGTACAGGAAAAACAAAGTTACGTGCACTTCCACGGTGCACCGCCAAAAGGTAAAATTTTGATGGTTGCCAGTTCCCCTGCTGTATCCAAACAAACAGGCTGGCCGATTGGATTCTGGGCTGCTGAACTGACCCACCCGCTTAGGGTATTTCAGGAGGCAGGATATGAAGTGGAATTGGTTTCCACTGAAGGGGGAAAAATGGAAATGGACGGATACTCAAATCCTACCGGCCCAAGCGGCTATTCTGCCCATGATGTGATTTCATTGGGCTACCTGCAAAAGCCGGAGTTCAATACCATTCTGGAAAACACCAAAAAACTGACTGAAGTCAATCCTACAGACTATGCTGCTATCTTTCTGGTGGGAGGTCAGGGACCGATGTACACATTTCGGGGCAACAAAGACCTGGAAAAACTTTTTGTTGCATTTTATGAAGGTGGCAAGCCCAGTGCGGCAGTTTGTCACTCCACTACCCTACTCTTGGAAGCAAAAAAATCCAATGGGGAGCTTTTGATAAAAGGAAAAACCTGGACGGGTTTTGCTGATGCAGAGGAGGAGTTTGTCGATCAGGCAGTTGGCATGAAAATCCAACCTTACAGGATAGAGAATGAAGCCAAAAAGATTTCGGGCACACACTTCAAAGTAGCTTCACCTTTTGCTTCCTATGCCATCAAAGACGGTAATCTGATCACAGGTCAGCAACAAAATTCAGGATCGGCGGCAGCGGAGATGGTAGTGGAAATGCTGAATGACTTATCAAACTGA
- a CDS encoding NADPH-dependent F420 reductase, whose product MKIAIIGTGNVGGALATKWAKAGHEINLGVQDIAAFKGRELLDNPNTKVYQVVEAVAHSEVILIATPAPVAVEVTKSLGDTSGKIIIDAMNIIMNRGPQVFKTTSEAILANTQTKDVVKCFNTTGFNNMVNPVYGKKAIDLFVAGDSEKGKAAAIQLAKDAGFAECYPIGGNDKFELMEQFAWFWINLAMFQGQGREIGFKLLRR is encoded by the coding sequence ATGAAAATAGCAATTATTGGAACCGGAAATGTCGGTGGGGCACTCGCTACCAAATGGGCAAAAGCCGGACATGAAATCAATCTGGGCGTACAGGACATAGCAGCATTTAAAGGCAGAGAACTGCTGGACAATCCCAACACGAAAGTTTATCAGGTAGTAGAAGCTGTTGCCCATTCGGAGGTAATCCTTATCGCAACTCCTGCCCCCGTGGCAGTAGAAGTTACCAAAAGTCTGGGGGATACCTCGGGCAAAATCATCATAGATGCCATGAATATCATCATGAACAGAGGACCACAAGTGTTCAAAACGACCTCAGAAGCCATTTTGGCAAATACCCAAACCAAGGATGTGGTCAAATGCTTCAATACGACCGGATTTAACAACATGGTCAACCCGGTTTATGGGAAAAAGGCCATTGACCTATTTGTAGCAGGTGACAGTGAAAAAGGTAAAGCTGCCGCCATCCAACTGGCCAAAGATGCCGGTTTTGCGGAGTGCTACCCTATAGGCGGAAATGATAAATTTGAATTGATGGAGCAGTTTGCCTGGTTCTGGATCAACTTGGCCATGTTTCAGGGACAGGGAAGAGAGATTGGGTTTAAGTTGCTGAGGAGATAG
- a CDS encoding alpha/beta hydrolase — MMGKLLYFLIVIVGIYMIVCVAFYYFQEKLIFFPETLNKNHQFDFRQKFEERNFETADGKLLHGILFKTDNTKGLIFYLHGNAGSIDGWGQVAATYTELNYDIFILDYRGYGKSEGKITSQKQLFEDNQMIYDQLKKEYNEQDIIILGYSIGTGMAAYLASENNPKRLILQAPFYSLTDLAGQLFPILPSFIIRYKFANHQYLENCTMPITIFHGNQDEVIPYKSSLRLKEALKSKVDLIILDGVGHNGITESAAYKRELKNILGTF; from the coding sequence ATGATGGGAAAACTTCTATACTTCTTAATAGTAATAGTAGGGATATACATGATTGTATGCGTTGCTTTTTACTACTTTCAGGAAAAATTGATTTTTTTTCCTGAAACATTGAATAAAAATCACCAATTTGATTTTAGGCAAAAATTCGAAGAGCGGAATTTTGAAACAGCGGATGGAAAATTGCTCCATGGTATTTTATTCAAGACGGATAATACAAAGGGTCTGATTTTTTATCTACATGGTAATGCAGGGTCAATAGATGGTTGGGGACAGGTAGCTGCTACTTACACCGAATTGAATTATGATATTTTTATTCTTGACTACAGAGGTTATGGAAAGAGTGAAGGAAAAATAACCAGCCAAAAACAATTGTTTGAGGACAATCAAATGATTTATGATCAACTTAAGAAGGAATACAATGAACAGGATATCATCATATTGGGCTATTCCATTGGAACCGGAATGGCCGCATACCTTGCTTCAGAAAACAATCCCAAACGATTGATTTTACAGGCACCTTTTTACAGTTTGACTGATCTTGCAGGTCAATTGTTCCCCATTCTTCCATCATTTATTATCAGGTATAAATTTGCCAATCATCAATATTTAGAAAACTGCACCATGCCCATTACCATTTTTCATGGAAATCAAGATGAAGTTATCCCTTATAAATCTTCATTGAGACTCAAAGAAGCATTAAAATCCAAGGTAGATCTGATTATCCTTGATGGGGTAGGGCATAATGGGATAACTGAAAGCGCAGCGTATAAAAGGGAATTAAAAAATATCTTAGGGACTTTCTGA